Genomic DNA from Gossypium hirsutum isolate 1008001.06 chromosome A01, Gossypium_hirsutum_v2.1, whole genome shotgun sequence:
GAGTTGTGATGGTGACATATCTTTGTCATCTCAAGCACTCCATGCTCTTCCCAATAATTCGAAAGGCATATGTTACGATAAAagacaattaatatttttaaagcatCGCATAAGTTGGTGAATCAGACTATACAGTTCatggagaagaaagaaataaTCATATAACCTATAATATTGGTGTAAATGTTAGTCAAGAAAATTCCAAATATATTCATGCGAATTGTGAATAAAAAATTGTGGAGAACTGGTAATCTAAATCTTGTAAGCTCTTCGAGGCAAAGGTCGAATTTTTGTTACTGGGAACAACATTGTAATATTATTTAGCTTGGAACTCGTTTAGTTTAATAATGTCTTGTGTAAGTGTGACAAAGTTTCTTCTGTTGTTAAAACTAGGATTTATTGTTGTTTTTGAGTGCAGGCAGATAGAGAAGGATACATAGCAATTATAATGCCAAAGCCAGCAGACTGGCTGAAGGTCAAGGCTTCCTTGTTGAGCCTTGAAGAATTCAAGAAATTGAGAGTACTTTGCTGAACTTAAACTGCAGAAATACAGGAACCAAGAGAAGCCTGCTCTATACTTGATCGCAGAATTCAAGCAGAAGGAATCCCTTCATCAACGGTTTTTCTGATTGCGAAAAGCTCTATACTTCTACTTTCCTAGATTTGGGTCGGGTGAATTATGCAACACAATGCTTCATTTTTTGTTTGTATTTTCTTCAGCTAAATAATTTAATAGTAGAACTGTTATTTTCCAATCCCATGAATGATAGAAGCAAAAAAAGTAAAGCCATTTTCAACTTCTTGATGCAGATGATTaatgatgatttttacatttacAAAGACAAAGTGCAAACTTCTCTATGCAAAACTAACTTTCAGATTTTAATGTAAATGGAGCCTgcatgtatattatatatatttatacaaagAATGAAACAATTCTTGATCCAAACAGGAAATAAAAGAACCGGCAATGGCTGAACTCTATAGCTGTCAATTCTTTAACCTTGATAACTGTAAAGCCGGAGAATTGACATACCTTCAATCTTCAAGGCACATAATCATGCCATGATCAATGTCTTCACTTCACTCTATGAGCATTACCAAGGATTATGCTTGAAAGCATGGATAAACTATGGCAGCGAATCGACTATTTCTTCTATAACGTGCCTTCTGGATCTGTTAATCGTATGAAAACATAACTTAGTATGTTCCTCAAGCTCTTTCAGTTGTTCCAAGAAGCTTGAATTGTGCATTCGAAATTCCCTTACAACCTCCTTCAGTACCTCAATCTTTCCATTTCTAATGCACATATTAGCTATGGCTTTAAGGTGCTCGATCTCATCGTGCAGTCTCCATACCAGTCTACTTATGGTATCGAAATCATTGATCAAAATGTAAATCCCTTTAGCTGAGATATCAAGTTGCTCACCAAGTCTTTGAAGCAAGCTTGTGTTATGCCCTTGCTGAATAGATGATGACccggttttcttcttcttcttcttcttccttatgCCGATGAACCAGGCGGCAACTCCCGGTGCTGCTACAATCCCAATCATGCTGTGGAATGCAAGTATGAGCAAGGCAATCACGAGAGTTGTATTAGAAATTACTAAACAAAGACTCCCAATCTGTTTGGAGATCTTTTTGGATTTGGCTTTCCGTTTTATCTTTTCACGTTTGGATGTTAGCTTTCGGAACAAATCCAGGTTATTCTCATGAATCCTCCGGAATTGCGGTGGAGTAATGATCGACAATGGATTTTTAAGCAATGCAAATCCTTGTAGCTCCTTGAGTATGACGCTGCATTGTTCATCCGAAAAATCTTGAACCCTCTTGCTTATCTTGATCACCTTTCTAATCTTTTGATAATAAACGCGCGTTTGATGGATGCTTCGAAGGAGTAGTTCACACAAATTACAGGCTTCCAAGCCAGCATCGAAATAGTCTAGAAGAAGGTGATGAACATTCAAGCTCTCTATTTTATCTAGTGTTTCTTGCCTTGGTTTAAGCAGGTACTCCGACAGGTTTTTTTGATGACCAGGAATCGATGACGTTGAAGGGAGTCTATCAAAGCTAGTAATTTGATTAAACTGCCCATGAACTTGACTCCACATTTCCACATAAGACTTGGTTCTAAAAGCTTCCTTGTATTCTTCATTAACATTTGTCTTGTCACTCAAGTTACTTCCACGCCTCATCTCTGATCTCCCTGAGATAAACAAGAAATCTAATCAGCTTTTCAATCCATGAAACCAAACAACCAAAACCCAGAAATCCATTTCATGTGAATATCAACTGACCTGATGTTATCTTCGTGAAGCGGATCATCTTTTTCCCTGAAGACAAGTTTGCTTCtgatttttaaaactttctcGTCAAGACAGTTTCAGTGAAACAGATCAAGGATTGATTGCTTTAGCTAATATTTATATGCAAAGAGTTGGATGACTTGGAAGGGTTCGAAgagttaatataatataaacaaatggCAGTTAATCAGAGGGCCGAAATCTTTATAGCTTTGATAACACGATAGCGTCGCTCGTCACGGTTGTTAATCTACGTGTAATGGCTTGAGACAAAGAGCAAGCTTGGCCCTTAACATAAAATAATGCAGCACAGTTCGGAGGTTACGAGTTTTGAAGTTTTCTCATACGCTATTAATTTGTTtagttttcttttcatttatccatttcaaatcaatatttttttttatttccttttctggTAAATTTAAATCATGCTTTCAAGTCTAACCCTATAAGTTATATAAACGTGTTCTCGAAACTTCAGTTTGAAGATGCTGACCATTATTTCATTTATGCTTCAAGTtgaagctcttttttttttcccttcttttttagattttaacaAAATTGTATTTGTTAAAAGAAATACTCTTTCTATTCCGAAAGGAAAGCAATTAAGAAGATATTGGATATTAGTTGTAAAATGcgcatttattttttaattcatgaaataatatatatttaaaatttcaagaaaataaattaatataattaagacCTTTTCAACAATAAATGCTCTCTCGATGGCTATGGCTCATTGGGTAAGGTTACAAACGAGGGTGGAGTGGCCATGGATATGGACAATGGCAGGTGACCCTCGTTCAAGGACATTCTGTTGAATGATGTAGGAGATGGTTAGGCGGATATGACTAATTTTGAGGATGAAGATATTGATCTTTTAGAAGGTGATGCTGAAACAGGGTCAGTTACGTGTGTCCCCTCTATTCGTTTCTCCTAGAGAGTACATTCTTTCCTTGAGCAAAGTATGACAAAAACTGTTATTGTCTAACTTTTTGGGGGGAAGATTATTTCAACATTTTGTCTAATAAGATTCAGGCTTTATGGAACTCATCTCAATTGATCCAACTTATGGACGTTGAGAATGATTATTTTCTGGTAAGGTTTAAATCGATGCCTGATTGTAAGAGAGTTCTCTTAGAAGGTTTAGGCAATATTTGTCAACACAACTATGGTCCCCTCCTTTCTCAACTGCGCAGCCATACCCTTTGAAGGTGGTGGCTTGGATTAGGCTTCCTGAATTGCTTAGAGAAATGTATAAGCGTAGTATCCTGCATGCAATTGGCGAAATGATGGGAAAAATAATCAAGGTCGACTACATGTCTGAAGATGGTTTGAAAGTCAACTGTGCAGCCATACCCTTTGAAGGTGGTGGCTTGGATTAGGCTTCCTAGATTGCCTAGTGAAATGCATAAGCATAGTATTTTGCATGCAATTGGTGAAACGACAATGAAAGTAATCAAGGTGGACTCGAGGACTGATAAAATACTTCGAGAGGATGCTTTGTTCAAATGGTAGTTTGTGTGAATCTTAGTAAGCCATTTTTATTGAAAACCATGATTGAAGACTTGTTAAAGAGGGTTGaatgtaacgacccgaatttCAATGGTGACGGAAAACGTAATTTTAGAATCTTATTTCCGTAAATCGAGTCTGTAAGGATGAAATATAAAGATTTATGaagtttttatgaaaatataataaatttcgGTCAAGTAATTTAACCGAAATATTAGTTAATtaaagcttagggactaaattgtaaaagtccaatcactgttaagttttaattaagaaaagatTTGAGGACCAAGATAACAATTATTCAAAAGATcaaaatgataaataaaccaATTCATAAACATAAGATAGTGGATGTTGATGATGTTTCCACTTAGACTAATTACTAGTTagattagaataataaaattttaattaaactaattaaataaatttaattaaagcctaaactaactataaatataaAAGTTAGTGGGATGATAACCAAAAATGTCATCATCTTCAAGTCTTGCACTATCCACCAtagatgaaaaagaaagaagttaaAAAATTTCTTCAAACATTGGATAAGGTAACCAAACTTTTGTAATTTCCATAGATTTatggtcatgggagcttgatgtagctagcccatgtatc
This window encodes:
- the LOC107916761 gene encoding UPF0496 protein At1g20180 — translated: MIRFTKITSGRSEMRRGSNLSDKTNVNEEYKEAFRTKSYVEMWSQVHGQFNQITSFDRLPSTSSIPGHQKNLSEYLLKPRQETLDKIESLNVHHLLLDYFDAGLEACNLCELLLRSIHQTRVYYQKIRKVIKISKRVQDFSDEQCSVILKELQGFALLKNPLSIITPPQFRRIHENNLDLFRKLTSKREKIKRKAKSKKISKQIGSLCLVISNTTLVIALLILAFHSMIGIVAAPGVAAWFIGIRKKKKKKKTGSSSIQQGHNTSLLQRLGEQLDISAKGIYILINDFDTISRLVWRLHDEIEHLKAIANMCIRNGKIEVLKEVVREFRMHNSSFLEQLKELEEHTKLCFHTINRSRRHVIEEIVDSLP